In Streptomyces sp. NBC_00344, the genomic window GCCTTCACCACGACTTCGAGGAGCTGTTCGGCATCCGCGTCGTCGGCAAGGACCTCTATACGGATCTTCGGTACCAGGTCCACGGTGTACTCGGCTCCACGGTAGACCTCGGTGTGGCCGCGCTGGCGGCCGTATCCGCTGGCCTCGGTGACCGTGAGTCCCTGGACCCCGAAGGCCTGCAGGGCCTCCTTGATCTCGTCGAGCCGGTGGGGCTTCACGACTGCGGTGATGAGCTTCATGCGTCCACCCTCTTGTTCTGGGTTCCGGCCGCAGGGCCGGGTGCGGGGCCTGCCGTGCGGGAGACGCTGCCGCCGCCCGCTCCGCTGAAGTCGTACGCGGTCTCGGCGTGCTCTTCCTGGTCGATGCCCGCGACCTCGACGTCCTCGCTCACCCGCATCCCGATCGCCTTGTCGATCAGGAAGGCCAGTACCGCGGAGACGACCAGGGAGTATCCGAGGACCGAGAAGACCCCGATCGCCTGGATGCCGAGCTGGTGGAAGCCGCCGCCGTAGAAGACGCCCGCCACATCGGACTGCACACCACCGGTGGCGAAGAAGCCGATGAGGAGCGAGCCGACGACTCCTCCGACCATGTGGACACCGACGACATCGAGCGAGTCGTCGAATCCGAAGCGGTACTTGAGGCCCACGGCCATGGCGCACAGCACACCGGCGATCGCGCCGACCGCGATCGCGCCCAGCGGGCTGACCGCACCGCCTGAGGGGGTGATGGCGACCAGGCCGGCGACCGCGCCGGATGCCGCACCGAGTGTGGTGAAGGAGCCGTGCCGGAACTTCTCGTAGGCCAGCCAGGCAAGCATCGCGGCAGCGGTGGCCACCTGGGTGTTGACGAACATCACCGCGCCCACACCGTCGTCGTTGCCCAGCCAGGATCCGGCGTTGAAGCCGAACCAGCCGAACCAGAGGAGGGCCGCGCCGAGCATCACCAACGGGAGGCTGTGCGGGCGCATCGGGTCCTTCTTGAAGCCGACGCGCTTGCCGATGACCAGGATCACGCCGAGCGCCGCGGCTCCGGCGTTGATGTGCACGGCGGTACCGCCGGCGAAGTCGATGACGCCCTTCTTGAAGAGCCATCCGTCCGAGGCCCAGACCCAGTGCGCGACCGGGAAGTAGACGACCGTCACCCACAGTGCGATGAACAGCGCCCACGCCGTGAACTTCACACGGTCGGCCAGCGCGCCGCTGATCAGCGCAGGAGTGATGATCGCGAACATCAGCTGGAAGACGGCGAAGACATAGACCGGGATGGTGTAGCCGGGCCACAGCTCGGTCAGTCCGATACCGCTCAGCCCGAGATAGTCCTTGGACCACCCGAAGAATCCGTTGCTCGCGCCGAAGGCCAGACTGAATCCGTAGAGCACCCAGAGGATCGTGACGATCCCGAGGCTGATGAAACTCATCATCAGCATGTTCAGGGTGGACTTGACCCGGACCATGCCTCCGTAGAAGAAGGCCAGGCCCGGTGTCATGATCATCACCAGGGCGGAGCAGATGAGCATGAACCCGGTGTTCGCGGAAGACAGCTTCGGGGCGTCTGCAGCAAGGGTCATGATGCCTGGGGGCATCGGCGTCTCCTCGTCGTCGGTGCGGCCGCGTGCGGGCGGGAGCTGCGGAAAAGTACGGGCCGGTTATGCGCCATGAGATTGGCGCAGCGCGGTTTCCGCCGATGCTGCACGATGTTTCGCCGCCGTGACGAAGGAGCGGGGCGTGTTACGCCCGGATGAATTGCGTGTTCGGCCCAGTGGCCGGACGGCGCCCCGGGCACATCACAAACCGGCCACGACGGCCACCCGGTTGACCTGGCGCGGGGGAGCCGAGTCGGGCATCACGGGGTGCGCCGTCGTGACCGGGGTTCTGTATGCCGCTCAGACCGCTTCCAGGGTCTCCGGCAGCTGCTCGGCGAGACGCTCGGTGAGGTCGACGATCGCGGGGACTCCGGAGAAGTCCCTGACCGCGGTGTCCACGGTCTTGCGCAGCCTGGTGTTGACGCGCTCGGAGCGCACCCGCTTGGCGATGGTCAGCGCCTGCGTCGCGAAGAGAGCGGACTGTTCGGGCTCCCTCTTCAGCAGGTGGACCGTGGCCATGCCGACCAGGTTGAGAGCGTACGAACGCTGGTGTTCCTCGTCCTTGCCGAAGAGGGCGACAGCGTCCTCCATCACCGGCTCGGCGAGCGAGGCGTACGTGGGGCTGCGACCCGCGACGTAGGCGAGGTCGCGGAATGAGTGGCCGTTCTCGCCGTTCAGCTCGGCCTCGGAGAAGAAGCGGATCCAGTCGGGTTCCGGCTCGCCGTCCAGACCGGCGTCGGAGAAGGTGTCCTCGGCCATCCGCACGGCCCGTTTGCACTTGCTCGGCTGGCCCATGTTCGCGTAGGCGCGCGCCTCCATCGCATACAGCATCGCCTGGGTGCGCGGGGTGGCGCACTCCCGGCTTCCGTACTGAGCGAGGTGGACGAGTTCCAGTGCGTCCTCGGGGCGGCCGAGGTGGATCATCTGACGGCTCATGGACGAGAGGATGTACGAGCCGAGCGGCTTGTCCCCGGCCTCCTTCGAGGCGTGCAGGGCGAGCACGAAGTACTTCTGCGCGGTGGGCTGGAGCCCCACGTCGTAGCTCATCCAGCCGGCCAGCTCCGCCAGTTCGGCCGCGCTGCGGAAGAGCCGCTTGGCGGTGGCTGCCGGCTGGGGCTCCTGCAGCAGGTCGGTCACCTCATGGAGCTGGCCGACCACCGCCTTGCGGCGCAGGCCCCCACCGCACTGGGCGTCCCACTGCCGGAACATCGCCGTGGTGGACTCGAGCAGTTCGAGCTCGGGCCCCGAGAGCCTCGAAGGGCGCCGGGAGAGGCCCGGAGGCTCCTCGGCCGCCGGTTCGCCCGCCGGGGCCGGCACCAGCCAGCGCTGCATCGGCTCGATGAGGGAGGGCCCCGCGGCCAGCGCCAGCGATGTGCCCAGGAAGCCGCGCCGGGCGAGCATCAGATCGCTGCGGGAGAACTCGCTGAGCAGCGAGACGGTCTGCGGGCCGGCCCACGGCATGTCGACGCCGGACACCGAAGGCGACTGGTGGGCCGCGCGCAGGCCGAGAGCCTCGATGGCGACCACACTGCCGAAGCGCTCGGAGAACAGCTCGGAGAGGATGCGCGGGATCGGCTCCCGTGGCTGTTCGCCGTCCAGCCAGCGCCGGACCCGCGAGGTGTCGGTGCTGATGTGGTGCGCGCCCATCTGCCGCGCCCGGCGGTTCACCTGGCGTGCGAGCTCGCCCTTGGACCAGCCGCTGCGCACGAACCACGAGCCCAACTGCTCGTTCGGGCGCTTTCCGGCGCTCGTGCCGCCGTCGCCATTGCCGCCCACTGGGAACGCCCCCATCCCGCCGATGTTCTGACTACGCCAACCCATATCAGAATGCCGCGAGTTGATGTCCTCTGTCGGGGGCTTGCGCCCCCTCGAACAGAAAACCGGCTTGCCCCCGGCATACTCGCGGCAGCACCCCACCCGAGGGTTCGTGTACAGAACGTAATCCAACGATCACCCGCCCCGCGAGGGCGATCCCGGAAACGCCACCATTCGCCACCCCTTTGAATGAACTCCCGCGCCACAGGGCGCGATTCACTTGACACTCGACGATCGGAGACGGGCGGAGCGATGTGCGCCGGGGCGTGCGAAATTTCGCGCAAGCCCCCGGATGTCACTCCGCACCGCCGGGACCTGTGCGTTTGCGACGCAGAGTGACGGACACACTCCAAGTCGTAACCACCGGCGAGTACGACCCGTTGGAGGGGGCATGGGCTTCACTATCGGCGGCATCCGGGACATTCGCTCCGGCACCCGGCGTCGCGGCCGCACGTCGGAGTGCACGGCGGTGGCCGAGTTCACCGGGCTGTGGGGCTGGGACGTGGTTCCCGGCGCACGGGCCGCGGCAGGCCGCTGTTCCTGCGGCGACGACACGTGCGCGACCCCCGGTGCCCACCCTCTCGGGTTCGCCGCGGAGGTGCCGGCCGGCGCCACTCTCGACGAAGCGGCCAGAGCCTGGTCGCTGACCCCCGGCGCGGCGGTGCTGCTGCCGGTGGGCCGTTCGTTCGACATCTTCGACATCGCGGAGCCCGCGGGCCGCAAGGCTCTGGTGCGGATGGAGCGGATGGGCCTTCCGCTGGGACCGGTGAGCGCCACCCCGGACGGCCGCGCCCAGTTCTTCGTCGCGCCGGGAGCCGCATCCCAGCTCCCCCAACTGCTCTACCGCATGGGCTGGGACGACGCGGATCTCGATCTGCACTGCCTGGGCCCCGGCGACCACATCACCGCGCCGCCGTCGAGCCACGGCGGCCTGGGACCTGCGCGCTGGCTGCGCCCTCCGTCCCTGGAGACGGCGAACGACCTTCCCCAGGCCAAGCTGCTGCTGGGCACCCTGGCGTACATCTGTCATCGCAGCCTCGCCCCGTGAGTCCGCTGAACCGCCCGAGTCCCCTGCGTCCATGAGCCGCCTCGGCGCCGCGGGTCGAGGGCGGCGCGCGGTGTGCGCGGCGCCGGACAGGACAGCCCGGTGCGGTGGTGTCCGCCACCGGCCGTGAAACGGAAGGGACCGGCCACACCTGCACCGTGTGACCGGTCCCTTCCCTGCTCGGAAACCCGACCCGAGCTGCGCCGCGTCCTCGCTAGTCGCCGATCAGCGCGTCCACGAACGCATCGGGTACGAACGGAGCCAGGTCGTCAGGGCCCTCTCCGAGACCCACCAGCTTCACCGGTACACCCAGTTCACGCTGGACGGCGATCACGATGCCGCCCTTGGCCGTGCCGTCCAGCTTGGTCAGCACGATTCCGGTGATCGCCACGACCTCGGCGAACACCCGCGCCTGCACCAGTCCGTTCTGCCCGGTCGTCGCGTCGAGCACGAGCAGCACCTCGTCCAGCGGGCCGTGCTTCTCCACGACCCGCTTGACCTTGCCGAGCTCGTCCATCAGCCCGGTCTTGGTGTGCAGACGCCCCGCGGTGTCGATGAGGACGACGTCCGCGCCCTCCTTGATGCCCTCCTTGACCGAATCGAAGGCGACGGAGGCCGGGTCGCCGCCCTCGGGACCGCGCACCGTACGCGCGCCGACCCGCTCGCCCCAGGTCTGCAGCTGGTCGGCCGCGGCAGCACGGAAGGTGTCGGCGGCACCGAGCACCACGCTCTTGCCGTCGGCGACCAGGACACGGGCGAGCTTGCCCGTTGTGGTGGTCTTGCCGGTGCCGTTGACGCCGACGACCATGACGACACCCGGGGTGTCCGTACCGCTCTCGGTCTTGACCTCACGGTCGAAGCCGGTGCCCAGCAGATTCAGCAGTTCCTCGCGCAGCAGCGTACGAAGCTCCTGAGGCGTACGGGTGCCGAGCACCTTGACCCGCTCGCGCAACCGCTCGACCAGTTCCTGCGTGGGCGCGACACCGACGTCCGCGGTGAGCAGGGTGTCCTCGATCTCCTCCCAGGTGTCCTCGTCGAGATTGTCCCGGGACAGCAGGGTCAGCAGACCCTTGCCGAGGGAGTTCTGGGAGCGGGCGAGCCTGGCACGCAGCCTGACCAGGCGGCCCTCGGTCGGTTCGGGGATCTCGATCTCGGGAGCCACCGGCTCCGCGACGACCGGGTCCTCAACGGCGGTGGGTGCTCCTGCGGCCGCGTCGGCCGGCGGGAGATCCACCTCTTCGATGGTGCGGCGCTTCTCGTCGCGCGGTGGGGCAGCTTCCTCGCCGACCTGGGGCTCGGCGGGAGGAGCGGTGAGGGTCGGCGCACTCGGCGGTGCCGTGGGCAGCTTCTTCTTCTTGCGGCTGCTGACCACGAGCCCGCTGATCGCGCCGAAGGCGACCAGGGCGATGACTACAGCAAGGATCACGATTTCCATAACCCACCCAGTATCAGTCACGGCTCGATCCGGCGAGCCTTCTCAAGAGATCACATAAGGAATGAACTGCATTATTTGGTCTTTATGGGGTGCCCGTACGAGGATGGCGCTTCCGCGCCGGAAGGCGCCTGTCCCCCGCCGTCTCCATGGAGTCCCGCATGCCCCACGCCACCGATGTCACCGAAGGCACGATGGAGACCCGCGGCCTCGAGCCCGTTCCTGACCATGAGCGCACGGGTCGTGTCCGCGACCTCTTCCCCACCTGGGTCGCGGCGAACATCAGTGTGCTGCTGCTCACGCTGGGCGCGAGCCTGGTGGTCGCCGACGGTCTGAACTTCTGGCAGGCCCTGATCGCCGCTGTGACCGCACCTGTGATCGGCTTCGGTCTGGTCGGCTTCATCGGCATCGCCGGCAAACGCGGCGGAGCCCCCGGCATGGCCCTCTCCCGTGCGGTCTTCGGCCAGCGCGGCAATCTGCTGCCCGGCGCGCTGATCTGGGTAGCGCGCTGGGGCTGGGAAACGATCAACGCGGTCACCGGCGCCTACGCCATGCTGACCGTGCTCGACATCTGCTTCGGTATCGGCAGCAGCACGCCACTGATCGTGGCCACGCTGCTGGTCTTCGTGGCCGGCACCTTTCTGATCTCGGGGCTGGGCATCAACGCCGTACAGCTGTGCAACAAGTGGGCGGCGTATCTCTTCGCGGTCTTCTCGGTGCTCGTCCTGGTCCATCTGATCGTGACCACCGACTGGGCCGCCGTATTCGCCCGGCCGGCGGGCTCCACCGCATCACTGGTCGCCGGCATCGGGCTGATCGCCGCAGGCGGTCTCAGCTGGGCGCCCGCCGCACCGGACTTCGCGCGCTACCTGCCCCGCGGCTCGTCCAGCCGGGGCCTGGTGGCGAGCACGGTCGGCGGAGCGGGCATCGTCGTCCTGCCGATGGTGCTGATGGGGACGGTGATGGCGGTCTCGACACCGGACCTGGCCGCCGCGGCCGACCCGGTCTCCTTCCTCGGCGCCATCCTGCCGATGTGGCTCGCGGTCCCGTATCTGCTCATCGCGGTGGTCGGTACGCTGCTGATCAACGCCATGTCGATGTACTCGGCCGGCTTCACCGCGCTGACTCTGGGCATCAATGTCCCCCGCGCGTGGGCGGTCTCCGTCAACGCCGTGATCAGTGTGGTCCTCGGGCTGATCCTGATGCTGGCCGCGACCAGCTTCCTCGGGTCGTTCGTGGCGTTTCTCTCGCTGCTCGCGGTGGCGTTCTCCGCCTGGATCGGTGTCTTCGGCGTGGACATGCTGCGGCGGCGCAGCTACGACACGGATGCGCTGATGGACACCACGCGCACCAGCGCCTACTGGTACCGGGGTGGCTTCAGCCCTGCTGCTGTCGGCGCCTGGGCGGCCGCTCTGGCCGCCGGAATGGTGTTCACCCGCGCGGGCACCGCCGACTCCTCGTGGTTCGCCGGTCCGCTGGCGGACACCTGGCCGGGACGCAACGGTCTCGGCTGGGCGGTCAGCGCGCTGGTCGCGGGCTCGCTCTACGCCGCACTCCCCAAACCGGGGTGCGGCGACCGGGATGCGAGCCCCGCACCCGACCACGCATCGGGTGCGCTGCCCGTCCGGTCCTCCGGCGTCCGGCGTCCGGGGCTGTTCCCCGAAGACGCAACACCCCGGCTCAGGGACTGAGCCGGGGTGTCACGCGACACGGAAGAAACGGCAGCGGGGGTCAGCCCATCTCCTCCAGTGCCTTGCCCTTGGTCTCCTTCACGAACTTCAGCACGAACGGAATGGAGAGCGCCGCGAAGACGGTGTAGATCACATAGGTCGCGGAGAGATTCCAGTCGGCCAGGCTCGGGAAGCTGGCCGTGATCGCCCAGTTGGCGATCCACTGGGCCGATGCGGCCACACCCAGCGCGGCGGCGCGGATGTTGTTCGGGAACATCTCGCCGAGGAGAACCCACACGACGACACCCCACGACATCGCGAAGAAGAAGACGAACCAGTGGGCCGCGACGAGCGCGACCCAGCCCTGGGTGGCCGGCAGCTTGCCGTCCACGAGGTCGTAGGAGAAGGCCCATGCCTCCAAGGCGAGGCCGATGACCATTCCGACGGAGCCGATGAGCGCCAGCGGCCGGCGGCCGACCCGGTCGACGAAGATCATCGCGACCACGGTGCCGATGATGTTGATGATCGACGTGGTGAACGAGTAGAGGAACGAGTCCGTCGGGTCGATGCCGACCGACTGCCACAGCGTCGAGGAGTAGTAGAAGGCGACGTTGATGCCGACCAGCTGCTGGAAGGCGGAGAGCCCGATACCGACCCAGACGATCGGCTTGAAGAAGAAGCCGCCGCCGAGCAGATCACCGAACGTCGACTTGTGCTCGCTCTTCATCGCGTGCTCGATCTCGGCGACCCGAGCGTCGAGATCGATGTGCGTGCCCTCCACATCGGCCAGCACCTTCTTGGCCTTGGCGTCCTTGCCCGCATGGATCAGATAGCGCGGGGACTCGGGGATCGCGAAGGAGAGCAGACCGTAGATGACGGCCGGGATGACCATCACACCGAGCATGACCTGCCAGGCTTCGAGGCCCATGACATCACCGCGCTGGTTCCCGTCGGCGATCTGCAGAATGCCGTAGTTGACGAGCTGCGAGAGAGCGATGCCGATGACGATCGCCGCCTGCTGGAAGGAGCCGAGGCGGCCGCGGTAGGCGGGGGGTGAGACCTCGGCGATATAGGCCGGGCCGATGACGGAGGCCATGCCGATGCCGAAGCCGCCGACGATCCGCCAGAAGGCCAGATCCCAGAGGGCGAAGGGCAGCGCGGATCCGACGGCACTGACGGTGAAGAGCACGGCCGCGATCTGCATGCACCGGATACGGCCGATACGGTCCGCGATACGGCCCGCCGTGGCGGCACCGATGGCACAGCCGATCAGGGCGACGGCGATGACCTGGGCGAGAGTTCCCGAACCGATGTCGTAACGGTCCCGGATGGCCTCGACGGCTCCGTTGATCACGGAGCTGTCGTAACCGAAGAGGAAGCCGCCCATCGCAGCCGCGGCCGTGATGAAGATGACATGTGCGAGGTGTTCCGGGGCAGCCGGGCTGCCTCCGGGCGTCGGTGCCTGCGCAGTGCTGCTCACGTGAACTCCTGGGGCCCGTTGCTAGGACGGGCATGGGGGGACGAGCCCTTCAAGTGGCGCATACGTTCTCGCCAGCCACCACTTGAAGGTAAAGACAACGTTGCAGAGACTATGCCTTCATGTTTCGAAGTCAATACCCGCCCTTCCATGACCTCGACCTGCAAGCATGGATGAGTTGTGTTCAAGTCTTGAAGATTTTTCAACGGAGCCGTTGACTGATGACCTTGGAGACGCCGTCGCCCTGCATGGAGACGCCGTACAGCGCGTCGGCGACCTCCATGGTCCGTTTCTGATGCGTGATCACGATCAGCTGCGAACTCTCCTGGAGCTCCTCCATGATCCTGATCAGGCGCTGCAGATTGGTGTCGTCCAGTGCGGCCTCGACCTCGTCCATCACATAGAACGGGCTCGGTCGGGCCTTGAAGATCGACACCAGCAGGGCCACCGCGGTAAGCGACCGCTCCCCGCCGGACAGCAGCGACAGGCGCTTGACCTTCTTGCCCGGGGGCCGTGCCTCGACGTCCACACCGGTGGTGAGCATGTTGTCGGGGTCGGTCAGGATCAGCCGCCCGTCACCCCCGGGGAAGAGCCGCGCGAAGACTCCTTCGAACTCCCGCGCGGTGTCCCGGTATGCCTCGGTGAAGACCTGTTCGACACGCTCGTCGACCTCCTTCACCACCTGCAGGAGATCGGCCCTCGTCTTCTTCAGGTCTTCAAGCTGCTCGGAAAGGAACTTGTGCCGTTCCTCGAGCGCCGAGAACTCCTCGAGAGCGAGCGGATTCACCTTCCCGAGTTGCTGGTACGCCCGTTCGGCCGACTTCAGCCGCTTCTCCTGTTCGGCCCTGACGAACGGCACCGGCTGGTTCCTCGGATGCTGCGGATCATCGGGCAGCTCCTCTCCCTCCGCCGGAAGAGAAGGCGGTACCAACTGGCCCGGGCCGTAGTCGGCGATCAGTCCAGCGGGTTCCACGCCCAGTTCCTCCAGCGCCCTGTCCTCGAGCTGCTCGATACGCAGCCGCTTCTCAGCACCTAGTACCTCGCCCCGGTGAACTGAATCAGTGAGCTTGTCGAGTTCTCCCTTGAGATCGCGGCCCCGGCTCCGCTCGGCCACCAGTTCCTGCTCGCGCTCCGCCTTGGCGGCCTCGGCCGCCGCCCGCTCCTGCTCGGCACGCACCAGCGAGATCTCGACATGGGCGAGCAGTTGCCGGGCGCCGTCCGCCACCGCTGCCGCCACCGCGGCCTCGTGGCGCAGCCGGGCGCGGCGCTGTGCTGCACGTGCCCGCGCCTCGCGCTCGGCGCGCGCCCCGCGGTCCAGCGCTTCGGCCCGACCGGCGAGCCCCTTGACCCGCTCCTCGTGCGTGCGGGCCTGGAGCCTGGCTTCCATCTCGGTCTGCCGGGCGTTGGCGCCGTCGGCCGCCAGCCTGTCCCGCACGGAGGTGTCCGGCTCCTCGTCGACCGGTGCCTCCTCGGCCACCAGGAGCCGCTCGGCCAGTTCCTCGGCCTCTTCGGTCGCGCGCTCCAGTGCCGCCTGGGCCTTGGCCGCGGCGGCCGCCGACCTCTCGGCCTCGCCTGCGGCGCCCCGCGCCTGGCCGGACAACCGGCCGAGCTGCTGGGCGACGCCGGACTTCTCCCGGTCGGCTGCCGCCCGCCGCTCCCCGAACTCTTCGACGGCAGCGGCGCACCCGGTGCGCCGCTCCCCCGCGGCGCGCTGCGCCTCGGCCAGCTCCTCGCACCGTACGGCCAGCCCTGTCAGCTCGGCGGCCGCCTCGTCCACCGATGCCTGCACCTCGAGGAGGCTCGGTGCTCCAGCCGAACCGCCGTGCGCGAAATGCGCCCCGAGAACGTCTCCTTCGGCCGTGACGGCGGTGAGCCCCGGATGAACAGCGATCAGCTCCTCGGCGTCCTCCAGTGTCCCGACGACGGCGATGTTCCTCAGCA contains:
- a CDS encoding bifunctional DNA primase/polymerase, with protein sequence MGFTIGGIRDIRSGTRRRGRTSECTAVAEFTGLWGWDVVPGARAAAGRCSCGDDTCATPGAHPLGFAAEVPAGATLDEAARAWSLTPGAAVLLPVGRSFDIFDIAEPAGRKALVRMERMGLPLGPVSATPDGRAQFFVAPGAASQLPQLLYRMGWDDADLDLHCLGPGDHITAPPSSHGGLGPARWLRPPSLETANDLPQAKLLLGTLAYICHRSLAP
- a CDS encoding purine-cytosine permease family protein; this translates as MPHATDVTEGTMETRGLEPVPDHERTGRVRDLFPTWVAANISVLLLTLGASLVVADGLNFWQALIAAVTAPVIGFGLVGFIGIAGKRGGAPGMALSRAVFGQRGNLLPGALIWVARWGWETINAVTGAYAMLTVLDICFGIGSSTPLIVATLLVFVAGTFLISGLGINAVQLCNKWAAYLFAVFSVLVLVHLIVTTDWAAVFARPAGSTASLVAGIGLIAAGGLSWAPAAPDFARYLPRGSSSRGLVASTVGGAGIVVLPMVLMGTVMAVSTPDLAAAADPVSFLGAILPMWLAVPYLLIAVVGTLLINAMSMYSAGFTALTLGINVPRAWAVSVNAVISVVLGLILMLAATSFLGSFVAFLSLLAVAFSAWIGVFGVDMLRRRSYDTDALMDTTRTSAYWYRGGFSPAAVGAWAAALAAGMVFTRAGTADSSWFAGPLADTWPGRNGLGWAVSALVAGSLYAALPKPGCGDRDASPAPDHASGALPVRSSGVRRPGLFPEDATPRLRD
- a CDS encoding ammonium transporter — its product is MPPGIMTLAADAPKLSSANTGFMLICSALVMIMTPGLAFFYGGMVRVKSTLNMLMMSFISLGIVTILWVLYGFSLAFGASNGFFGWSKDYLGLSGIGLTELWPGYTIPVYVFAVFQLMFAIITPALISGALADRVKFTAWALFIALWVTVVYFPVAHWVWASDGWLFKKGVIDFAGGTAVHINAGAAALGVILVIGKRVGFKKDPMRPHSLPLVMLGAALLWFGWFGFNAGSWLGNDDGVGAVMFVNTQVATAAAMLAWLAYEKFRHGSFTTLGAASGAVAGLVAITPSGGAVSPLGAIAVGAIAGVLCAMAVGLKYRFGFDDSLDVVGVHMVGGVVGSLLIGFFATGGVQSDVAGVFYGGGFHQLGIQAIGVFSVLGYSLVVSAVLAFLIDKAIGMRVSEDVEVAGIDQEEHAETAYDFSGAGGGSVSRTAGPAPGPAAGTQNKRVDA
- a CDS encoding sugar porter family MFS transporter codes for the protein MSSTAQAPTPGGSPAAPEHLAHVIFITAAAAMGGFLFGYDSSVINGAVEAIRDRYDIGSGTLAQVIAVALIGCAIGAATAGRIADRIGRIRCMQIAAVLFTVSAVGSALPFALWDLAFWRIVGGFGIGMASVIGPAYIAEVSPPAYRGRLGSFQQAAIVIGIALSQLVNYGILQIADGNQRGDVMGLEAWQVMLGVMVIPAVIYGLLSFAIPESPRYLIHAGKDAKAKKVLADVEGTHIDLDARVAEIEHAMKSEHKSTFGDLLGGGFFFKPIVWVGIGLSAFQQLVGINVAFYYSSTLWQSVGIDPTDSFLYSFTTSIINIIGTVVAMIFVDRVGRRPLALIGSVGMVIGLALEAWAFSYDLVDGKLPATQGWVALVAAHWFVFFFAMSWGVVVWVLLGEMFPNNIRAAALGVAASAQWIANWAITASFPSLADWNLSATYVIYTVFAALSIPFVLKFVKETKGKALEEMG
- the ftsY gene encoding signal recognition particle-docking protein FtsY — protein: MEIVILAVVIALVAFGAISGLVVSSRKKKKLPTAPPSAPTLTAPPAEPQVGEEAAPPRDEKRRTIEEVDLPPADAAAGAPTAVEDPVVAEPVAPEIEIPEPTEGRLVRLRARLARSQNSLGKGLLTLLSRDNLDEDTWEEIEDTLLTADVGVAPTQELVERLRERVKVLGTRTPQELRTLLREELLNLLGTGFDREVKTESGTDTPGVVMVVGVNGTGKTTTTGKLARVLVADGKSVVLGAADTFRAAAADQLQTWGERVGARTVRGPEGGDPASVAFDSVKEGIKEGADVVLIDTAGRLHTKTGLMDELGKVKRVVEKHGPLDEVLLVLDATTGQNGLVQARVFAEVVAITGIVLTKLDGTAKGGIVIAVQRELGVPVKLVGLGEGPDDLAPFVPDAFVDALIGD
- a CDS encoding P-II family nitrogen regulator yields the protein MKLITAVVKPHRLDEIKEALQAFGVQGLTVTEASGYGRQRGHTEVYRGAEYTVDLVPKIRIEVLADDADAEQLLEVVVKAARTGKIGDGKVWSIPVETAIRVRTGERGPDAL
- the nsdA gene encoding transcriptional repressor NsdA; its protein translation is MGGNGDGGTSAGKRPNEQLGSWFVRSGWSKGELARQVNRRARQMGAHHISTDTSRVRRWLDGEQPREPIPRILSELFSERFGSVVAIEALGLRAAHQSPSVSGVDMPWAGPQTVSLLSEFSRSDLMLARRGFLGTSLALAAGPSLIEPMQRWLVPAPAGEPAAEEPPGLSRRPSRLSGPELELLESTTAMFRQWDAQCGGGLRRKAVVGQLHEVTDLLQEPQPAATAKRLFRSAAELAELAGWMSYDVGLQPTAQKYFVLALHASKEAGDKPLGSYILSSMSRQMIHLGRPEDALELVHLAQYGSRECATPRTQAMLYAMEARAYANMGQPSKCKRAVRMAEDTFSDAGLDGEPEPDWIRFFSEAELNGENGHSFRDLAYVAGRSPTYASLAEPVMEDAVALFGKDEEHQRSYALNLVGMATVHLLKREPEQSALFATQALTIAKRVRSERVNTRLRKTVDTAVRDFSGVPAIVDLTERLAEQLPETLEAV